ATGATCACATAAGGAGGTATCAGTTTAATTAactctgttatttatttatttatttttaaatgaataaactccTGGATTAGTTCGAAAAGATTCCAGAAAATTCCGCTGTGTATCaccaaaaacatacacacactggatCACCAAGTCCACACCCTACTGTTTTCCTCCAAGAACCTTTCCTCTAAGAAGCTTTTTTAGGACTTTAGTAAAAGTTAAAGTGTGTTTTCTTCAGCTTATAAATGTTCTGGTGTTaactgatgagtgtgtgtgtgtgtgtgtacagaaatcCTGTTTTGGGAACCCGTTAGCTCCTCAGGCTCTGGAGGACGTGAAGACAGTCGTGTGGAAGAACACCAGTGACGGTGTGCAGGACAATGGCCTGACTCTTaacggtaacacacacacacaaatccgtGCACAGattacaccaaacacacacacccagttaAACTAATAGTAATGTTATGAAGAGTTCACACCCTGAGGTCAGAGGCCATTTTCACTCACATGAGACGTTCTTTCCTTTTAAGTAATTTTTTCACTACTCCTTACTCGTTATCCAATCCTGTCCTAGACTCTATTGTGTGCCTCAAGAGCGACTTCTGGATGTTCTAACCTGCTTGCACATTTCCAGGATTCCTGTTTCTGAACACGTTGTTCATTCAGAGAGGTCGTCACGAGACCACGTGGACCATCCTGCGCAAGTTCGGCTATGACGACACGCTGGAGCTCACAGACGACTACCTCTACCCGCCGTGAGTTTCCCTTTTAGCGCCGGAAATCCGTCGTCTTCTGCGGATCCACATTCCTAACGCATTTGATTTGCACTTGCAGGCTGCGCGTGCCCGTGGGTTGTACGACAGAGCTGAACCATCTCGGATATCAGTTCCTCCAGCGGCTCTTCGAGAAGTATGATGAggtaaaaaagagaaaaataagaaatgttTACTACATTTGCattctgtgtgagagtgacCGAGTTCTCTGTATGTTCTGGACCAGGATAAGGACTCTGCTCTTTCACCAGCAGAGCTGAAGAACCTGTTTGCTGTGTTTCCCTACATGCCCTGGACCGAGTCGGTGTACAGTAGTGTCCCAACTACAGAGGATAACTACATCTCTCTGCGCGGCTACCTCTGCCAGTGGACGTAAGTTCATATGGACATCATATGGACCACATGCCACCATGGGAACCGTAGCAACCCTCATCCTTTATTGTCTGCCTCTGCAGGTTGTCAGCGTACCTGGGCGTCCACAGGTGTCTCGAGCATTTAGGGTACCTCGGGTATCCCATCCTGATGGAGCAGGACTCCCAGACATCAGCTATCACTGGTACACCCGACATCCATACAGCATTCCCTCTCATGGtaaattaaccaatcaggtcattaattaattaatctattTCTCTGTTCAGTAACCAGAGACAAGGCATTGGACCTTGAGAAGGGACAGACGCAGCGCTCGGTGTTCCTCTGCAAGGTGATTGGACCGCGTGGGACAGGAAAGTCCGCCTTCCTGAAAGCCTTCCTTGAGCAGAGCCTCATGGTGAGTGAGGGAACATCCTATTATTATCTCGACGCATACGTGAGCCTTCTGAAGTGCGGTTTGTTAAACGTTTAAATCGGCGTTTCAGGGTGACGAGAGCCGCAGCCCCAGTGCCTTCTCCCTTTACACGATCAACACCGTCTCCGTCTCCAACCAGGAGAAATACCTCATCGTAAGTGCAGTTTCGTTCTGTTGCCAAGCTCAGGTTTTATATAACGATTCCTGCTGAATGTGACGCTGTTTCACCGTagctggaggaagtggacgTGGAAGCCGAGTTCTTGAAAGcggcggatgcagcgtgtgacGTCGCCTGCCTAATGTATGATGTCAGCGATCCAGACTCGTTCAACTACTGCGCCAGTATatacaaggtacacacacacacacgcacacagttcattctctctttctctcttgaagttaagttcctctgacactggagactccttacataaattttaaataaacttcTCCAGCACCATAACAAGAAGTATATGTCAGGTTATTCACCATAGATTGTGTGGCACATCCCTTTTACACTTCCTTATGTGaaagagctgttgctatagaaacgatggaGTGCATTGCTATAAATCGAGTTCCAGCTTAGAGCTGCTGGTTTTGAAAATTCATCAGTGCcaaatcttgtgtgtgtgtgtttttatctgcaGCAACACTACATGGGCAGCGGCGTGCCGTGCGTGGTCGTGGGATCAAAAGCCGACCTGCCGGAGGTGAAGCAGCACCACGGGATGAGTCCAGCGGAGTTCTGCTACAAACACAGACTTTCCGCGCCGCTGCACTTCACCGCGATCAACACACACGGCAACACGCACATCTACAGCAAGCTCGCCTGGGCTGCCATGTATCCgtacgttctctctctctctctctctctctcactcacacacacacacaccttgagtATGCACTGGTTTTCTTCTTCACATCCAAGAGCACAGTTGAGTTCCTCACGTTTAAcagaagtgtatggaatagtaaAAGGTGCAGATGGAGGAGGCACGATGACACGTTCTTCCTTGGCACGAGGACATGGCGTATTTTAGCTCAGCATGTCAGTCCGCTGGCTGGACAATGCAGACACGTGGAGGTCATTAGACGTCCCAGCGATCCGTTAAAGCAGGATTCGCTTTGCTTTTCTAAATGCCTGGGATGAAAACAGAAGTCCCTCCTAAGTTTTTCagagaatgttttatttctgtgtgaagGAGCCATGCCTGCAGAACGCCTGTTTGTTCAGAAATGTGTACGCAGCCTCATTTTTCAGCCACGTACGTAAAGCCGAGGTTTGCGATAACACGTGTTGTCTTAGCGATTAGTTGATGATAAGCGCATTCAGGTtctgtttacatcagcaaaaCTGAAACAATAATGCAGCTCAACCAGTGCAGCGAACCATCTACCATATAAACACACGCTTCaaagggtgccattacttttgtcttCAGAGACCTGTTAAAGTGCCAAGTACATGATTTAATGGCGATCGATCGATCAAGGCTCACAAGGCTCCTTGTGTATAAattctcacacaccctcatagGAACTAACATGTTTCCCCCCCAGGTCTGGTATCATGACTTGActttgtgatgtcatttcctgtctgTAGGCACCTGAACGGTTCAGACATGAACAGTACGTCCTTCTGGCTGCGTGTGACACTCGGAGCGATCAGCGTCGGCCTGCTGGGATTTGCCATTTACAGAGCATTCAGCAGGCACaaataacacacgcacacacgcacacacacacacactccggcaACATTCTTCCACCAACTGACCCTGTTCAGCTGCTCctttttagtctctctctctctcacacacactctcacgcacacacacatgctattaGTCTAACATTTGTGTTGCGGAACATTGAACCGCTCCACgaacaaggtgtgtgtgtgtgtgagagagagactgacagagagacagtgtttatttataGGAAGCAGGTGGTCACTGTATTTATAATGCTGACTGGCAGTACAAAGTCCAAACagagatatttttttctttctttccgtatgataaatatatataaaagtaatctaattattactttttaaaacCGAGAGAAGccacacttcacctctcagaTCTTTCcaagcagaaaaaataaatccattacAGTTTCCTGATACAGACGATACATCCTACAACACAAGcctagcaattttttttttttaatcagatatgctggacatcacacacacacacacacacaaactcccaaGTGGTCCAACTGGAGTCTCATTACTTCATAGAcacatgagattttttttaatgaaggtgCATCAAAGCCGCTGTTGTACCACAGATctattttgtaataaatgtttttttttcccctccaccaTGTGAAGACGTTTTCTGCAGCCACAAAGTATAATGTGTGTTCTGctaatgcaacacacacacacacacaggctttttAGGCAACAGACGAAAGAGACAAATGGCAGCCAGCTGATACCAGGAAGCAGGAAAATACCTCAGAGGCTGAATTTGGAATTGCACCAGGAGCTGAATGACGATCTCTCTTCATACCTCAATGATTATAAAGCTCATCCCTTTGATTACAGATGCCGTGGTTTCACTATCATCAGGTTCAGCTCACCTCCGTGCCACCTctatttcttcttaacataTAACTCTGAAAATCTGAGCTCAGTGTGCTGAAAAATCACTGACGCAAAAGCCCGGTGAATCATTTTTAGACACACAACAAATTTAGAATTTGCTCGCTATTTGCAGCAGCTGGAGTTTACCAGGTGAAGCTTGATAAAGTGTGAAAAACCTGGCGTATTTCAGCATGTAGCATGTGAACGACATGTTAatatgtgaaaatgaatgaatcacatgcaagagtttaaaaaaataaaagtaaaaaaataattatatctCAGCATACAAGCATGTTAATAAATGAAGCATGGGGCGGAACAAAGTGCAGTAAAAATCTGCAAGTAAATGAATCGATTGTAAAAAATGACTCgttaaaaatgaatcaaataaatgattcaattgtaaaaacaaaaatgaatcaaataaatgagtcaattgtaaaagaaaatgactagttataaatgaatcaaatgattcAATTGTACAAAAATGGCTCCTTAAAAGTGAATCAAATAAATTATTCAATTGTAGAGAAAATGACTCgttaaaaatgaatcaaataatgATTCaattgtcaaaaaaaaagactagtcagaaattaatcaaataaatgattcaattgtaaaaaaaaaaaaaaaaaaaatgaacgaacgaacgaaccaaataaaattaaaagaatCATGTGGATCATCTGGAAACACaaagaaatgtgaaaataaacatgtaaataaaaactaattatattttttgttgattaaaattttttaaattatttataaatagatAAAGGAACCATGAAAAATTTGTATACATTTGCAACTAATCCAAATAAATTACTCATAAGAGAACAAATGTGATAcaaatgaaatttattttataatatataataaaacaactaaatatatatatttttgtgaatAATAAATCATGTGGCAATAAATTTCGAAAATAACATGAAATTAAAAATCTGGGCAGTGAGGAGATATTGTCCTGTTGAAACTCCCTAGATTCAGTTATTTTGCCTGATGAGATTAAATTCTTCTCTAATAGCGTATGATCTGGTACATCGTTCACTTTATGTTTCCTTTATTGCAGTGAAGCAGCTGTATATCGTAACAGCTGCTTCTCTGTTCTCAACTGTTCTGGGGAATGTACACACAGCTCTTCTTTCTAGTTCTAGTCTTGTTCGATCTGATCAGGGTATTTGTTCCACAAGAGTTCGGATTTGTCCGAATGCCTTTAGACGTGAAGATGTGAATATTTTTATATCACTTTAATATCATGCTCTTTGTACTGTGTTTTTTGAATATAGTGTCTGAACACTTTTGGTACAAAGACAAAAGTAGGAATTCAAAATAATCTGCTATAATATTCAATTcttctgcctaatattgcgtaGATCCAGAGCATTAGACCCATCGAAGCATGGACTC
The nucleotide sequence above comes from Hemibagrus wyckioides isolate EC202008001 linkage group LG01, SWU_Hwy_1.0, whole genome shotgun sequence. Encoded proteins:
- the rhot2 gene encoding mitochondrial Rho GTPase 2; amino-acid sequence: MKRDVRILLLGEPKVGKTSLIMSLVGEEFPEEVPLRAEEITIPADVTPEKVPTHIVDYSESEQTDEVLRNEIIKANVVCVVYDVTQEETIDKIRTKWIPLVNGEAEKGSKIPIILVGNKSDLRSGSSMETILPIMNQFSEIETCVECSAKNLKNISELFYYAQKAVLHPTAPLYDPEDKQLKPQCVRALSRIFSISDQDNDRILSDAELNSFQKSCFGNPLAPQALEDVKTVVWKNTSDGVQDNGLTLNGFLFLNTLFIQRGRHETTWTILRKFGYDDTLELTDDYLYPPLRVPVGCTTELNHLGYQFLQRLFEKYDEDKDSALSPAELKNLFAVFPYMPWTESVYSSVPTTEDNYISLRGYLCQWTLSAYLGVHRCLEHLGYLGYPILMEQDSQTSAITVTRDKALDLEKGQTQRSVFLCKVIGPRGTGKSAFLKAFLEQSLMGDESRSPSAFSLYTINTVSVSNQEKYLILEEVDVEAEFLKAADAACDVACLMYDVSDPDSFNYCASIYKQHYMGSGVPCVVVGSKADLPEVKQHHGMSPAEFCYKHRLSAPLHFTAINTHGNTHIYSKLAWAAMYPHLNGSDMNSTSFWLRVTLGAISVGLLGFAIYRAFSRHK